In Chiloscyllium plagiosum isolate BGI_BamShark_2017 unplaced genomic scaffold, ASM401019v2 scaf_9233, whole genome shotgun sequence, the DNA window cttcagagggttggtgcagactcagtgggtcgAATGACTTCTATCTGCACCATTGGGATTCTACGAGTTGTAGTTCATATTAGCCATGCTTGCATCTGAAATCTCTGCTGAATGTACACAGATGTGGTAACCAAGAGGCATGCTTCCTGTATTTCTGTAACTGAGAGTATTTTTAGATAcaaagtacagtacagcacaggaacaggctcttcgatCCACCAAGCCTACACTAATTCCCAATCTTTATTTAGACCCGCTATTTATTGCCTATActtggtttctatccctctgttcacctcccatTCACGTGTCTACCAAAATACTCCTCACATGTTGCTAACGTGcctgtttccaccatctccactggcactCCATTCCAAGCTATGCagccttatctatgtctctcataacaTTGGAGACCTCTATCAAGttgtccctcagcctctgtctttccagtgaaaacaatccaagtttatccaacctctcctcataacaaaAAACGcccaaaccaggcaatatcctggtaaaccttttctgtgcctTTTTTCAAAACATCCATGTCCTTCAGGAGTGTGTGAGTAgcactgcatgcaatattccaaatgtggcataACTAAAGTGTTatgcagctgtaacataacttgccaacttttgtaaTCAATGATTTGCCCAGTCTTAGGTAAATATAAAATAATGGGCCAGAGAGTTATAGAACCTGCTAACACTATTTGATGGGGAGATATTGCTTGATCTGATCTTGAATTATTTTGATAAAAGTAAAAATTGTTGTGAACAATGAGAATCATGCTTTGTATTACTTTTGGAAGTATTCATGGAAACCTCTACAGTCCCTCAAATGCTGAACAAATCAATTTCTGAACTTATTTGTTCACTCCCTTCTCTAAAAGAACTTTTAACAGGATCAGGATGAGGATGTGTACTCAGGGTGGGGCTCACTTGGTTGCTTATTTGAATGCATTGgagtagttttaaaatagtttaatTAAAGTTCTCTCGTTCTCTATACCTCGAGCTTCAATTTTAACATTACTTTATATTATACAAAATGTTTGAATGGACGAGCGATGAACCTGAAATGAACTTTTGTTTGGACAATAAAGCAAAATTACAagggctcttatggtgcagtgggagTGTCCCAACCTCTGAGCCGGATGGCCTAAGTTCAAGTGTCATCGTGAGGTGTGTCAGAACATCTTGAAAtagactgattagaaaatattgaagTGAGATTGGATTGCACTACAATGGCCTGTTACTAATTTGTAATTTGTAAACAAGGAGGATggtttgctggtgacacaaacTCCAAAGCATAGAAAGTGGCTTTtgggcccatcaggtctgcactgaccctccgaagagtatccaatCCAGACCCTGACCCTCACCCTATCtcttaactctgcatttcccatggctaatccaactagcctgcacatacctggtctctacaggtaatttagcatggccaatccaacttacctgcgcatctttggactgtgggaggaaaccagagtgcccagAGGAAACAAACAGACACAGAGGAGATGTGCAAATTTTACATAGACATCGCCTGAGGATGAaagtgaacctgggtccatggcacagtgaggcagtaatgctgaccaccgagccactgtgccaccccctacATGAAACAGTACTTTCAAGTAAGATGTGAGAAGAAAAGAAACATGTTATCTCTATTTACCTGCAAGAACAACAGTAATTGTTCCGTTATCTCCTTTACGTGCATTGCCAACATAACACAGGTACTCCCCACTGTGCTCTGGGTTTACTCCTTCTAGTCTCAGGGAAgcatttccatttttaaactcTTCCGGGAATAAACTCGTTTTGCCGGAGTAATGAGGATTCTGCTTGCTCAGCTGGTCTTTCCCATAATAGTAACTATGGACAACCTCCCTGTTCTCATCACGCTGCCAGGTGATAACCACGTTTCCCAAAGGTAACTCTTCAGACACAGTGAAACTGCATTCCAGCACCACAGCTTGGTTAAGGATAGCTACTACGTGCTCTTTAGGCGTTAGGACTTTGAATCTTTCTGTAAATAAAAGAGAGGATgaacaaaatgttggcaaatctgATAGAGAACCGGAAAACGCTCAGCAGCATTGGTAATAAAACGCCCTGCATTTACAGGAGAGGTATCGTATGGGCAGTAAACTCATGGGCCAAGGTTGGTATTTAAGGACTCCCTTCAGTTACCACTAAGATTTTTATCGTGAGCTGTGGAGCTAGCTGAGGTCTCACCTGTTTCGACATGCTGTGCTTAACAAAGCAGTAAACACCCCTTTCATCTTGTTGACCCTGGCCTCCCAGCTCTGCTATCTGCAAGTCCTCACCACAATTCCTGGATTTATCCAAAGTATCACCCCCTGCAGAGTTTACCAACTCTAACCAACCCCCACTTCAAAACAAACTGCATGTGCACAAATACAAACAGTACTAATAGAGATTACTCAACCACAGAGTTGTAAACTATTGATGGTCTCCTTCAATTGCATTGGGGGGTTGTGGGGAGCTTTGCTGAATACACATTCACATGTTTAAAAGATAAAACTGACTCTGCTGctgaggggtggcatggtggcacagtggttagcactgtggcctcatggcatcagggacttgggtttgattccagccttgggcaattgcctgtgtcgagtttgcatgttctccctgtgtctgtgtgggtttcctctgggtgctccagtttcttccaaagatgtgcaggttagatggattgcctGTAATATCCAGAGTTAGGCAGGTTAGGTGGGTGAACCAGGGTTCAAAGCTGCCTGTGGGGGAGtggatctgggagggatgcttttcagagggtcagttaaATAGAGACCTGAAAGGATTCCTAACTTATTTTTTCAGGAGTCGCCTGAGCTGCTGGCTGACAGCTCTCAGAAGCGGGACGCCCTCTCGATAGGGACCAGCTCAAGTCAATTAATGGGGAATCATGACAAAGAtaaatttaggagaaagtgaggactgcagatgctggagatcagagtcgagactggggtgctggaaaagcacagcagg includes these proteins:
- the LOC122546538 gene encoding CD276 antigen-like: MLRKISQFSFFVLWGRLALSERFKVLTPKEHVVAILNQAVVLECSFTVSEELPLGNVVITWQRDENREVVHSYYYGKDQLSKQNPHYSGKTSLFPEEFKNGNASLRLEGVNPEHSGEYLCYVGNARKGDNGTITVVLAGK